Proteins from a single region of Bos indicus x Bos taurus breed Angus x Brahman F1 hybrid chromosome 29, Bos_hybrid_MaternalHap_v2.0, whole genome shotgun sequence:
- the FOXRED1 gene encoding FAD-dependent oxidoreductase domain-containing protein 1 isoform X1, whose protein sequence is MLRRALRLRLGPCLSGRGLGTYRRGSTLDWDGKVSEIKKKIQSIFPGGAWNPLYDTSHLPPERSDVVIVGGGVLGLSVAYWLKRLEKQQGAIRVLVVERDHTYARASTVLSVGGIRQQFSLPQNVQLSLFSAEFLRNINEYLAVVDDPPLDLQFNPSGYLLLASEEGAAIMERNVKMQRQEGAKVCLMSPEQLQKKFPWINTEGVALASYGLENEGWFDPWCLLQGLRRKLQSMGVLFCQGEVTRFISSSSHMETASGEQLTLKRIHEVHVKMDHSQEFQPVECAIVVNAAGAWSGQIAELAGVGNGPPGTMQGTKLPVEPRKRYVYLWHCPQGPGLEAPLVADSSGAYFRREGLGNNYLGSCSPTEEEEPDPGNLEVDYDFFQEKVWPRLAQRVPAFETLKVRSAWAGYYDYNTFDQNGVVGPHPLVVNMYFATGFSGHGLQQAPAVGRAVAEMVLEGHFQTINLSPFLFSRFYFGEKAQEHCIL, encoded by the exons ATGCTTCGGAGGGCGCTGCGGCTCCGCCTGGGCCCGTGCCTCTCCGGACGGGGGCTAGGCACATACAGAAGAGGCTCTACTCTGG ACTGGGATGGAAAGGTGTCGGAGATCAAGAAGAAGATCCAGTCCATCTTCCCTGGCGGGGCTTGGAACCCACTGTATGACACCAGCCACCTGCCCCCCGAACGCTCAGATGTGGTgattgttgggggtggggtgcttgGCCTGTCTGTGGCCTACTGGCTGAAGAGGTTGGAGAAGCAGCAAGGTGCCATTCGGGTGCTGGTGGTGGAGCGGGACCACACG TATGCCCGGGCCTCCACCGTGCTCTCCGTGGGCGGGATTCGCCAGCAGTTCTCATTGCCTCAGAACGTCCAGCTCTCCCTCTTTTCGGCCGAATTTCTACGGAACATCAAT GAGTACCTGGCAGTGGTCGATGACCCTCCCCTAGACCTCCAGTTCAACCCCTCCGGTTACCTCCTTCTGGCTTCTGAGGAGGGGGCTGCGATCATGGAACGCAACGTGAAAATGCAGAG GCAGGAAGGAGCCAAAGTCTGTCTGATGTCTCCGGAGCAGCTTCAGAAAAAGTTTCCCTGGATCAACACAGAGGGAGTGGCTTTGGCATCATACG GGCTGGAGAACGAGGgttggtttgacccctggtgtCTGCTCCAGGGGCTTCGGCgaaagttacagtccatgggggtccttTTCTGCCAAGGAGAGGTGACGC GTTTCATCTCTTCATCCAGCCACATGGAGACTGCCAGCGGGGAGCAGTTGACTTTGAAAAGGATCCATGAGGTCCAT GTGAAGATGGACCACAGCCAGGAGTTCCAGCCTGTGGAGTGTGCCATAGTGGTCAATGCAGCGGGGGCCTGGTCTGGCCAAATAGCAGAGCTGGCTGGTGTTGGGAACGGGCCGCCGGGTACCATGCAGGGCACTAAGCTGCCCGTGGAGCCGAGGAAAAG GTATGTGTACCTGTGGCACTGCCCCCAGGGACCAGGCCTGGAGGCACCGCTCGTCGCAGACTCCAGTGGAGCCTATTTCCGCCGGGAAGGATTAGGCAACAACTACCTGGGCAGCTGTAGCCCCACAGAG GAGGAGGAACCAGACCCAGGGAACCTGGAAGTGGACTACGACTTCTTCCAGGAGAAGGTGTGGCCCCGTTTGGCCCAGAGGGTACCAGCCTTTGAGACTCTAAAG GTCCGGAGTGCCTGGGCTGGCTATTATGACTACAACACCTTTGACCAGAACGGCGTGGTGGGCCCCCACCCCCTTGTCGTCAACATGTACTTTGCGACGGGCTTCAGTGGCCACGGGCTCCAGCAGGCCCCCGCCGTGGGGCGGGCTGTGGCCGAGATGGTGCTGGAGGGCCACTTCCAGACCATCAACCTGAGCCCCTTCCTCTTCAGCCGCTTTTACTTTGGAGAGAAGGCCCAGGAACACTGTATCCTCTGA
- the FOXRED1 gene encoding FAD-dependent oxidoreductase domain-containing protein 1 isoform X2, with the protein MSCTANWDGKVSEIKKKIQSIFPGGAWNPLYDTSHLPPERSDVVIVGGGVLGLSVAYWLKRLEKQQGAIRVLVVERDHTYARASTVLSVGGIRQQFSLPQNVQLSLFSAEFLRNINEYLAVVDDPPLDLQFNPSGYLLLASEEGAAIMERNVKMQRQEGAKVCLMSPEQLQKKFPWINTEGVALASYGLENEGWFDPWCLLQGLRRKLQSMGVLFCQGEVTRFISSSSHMETASGEQLTLKRIHEVHVKMDHSQEFQPVECAIVVNAAGAWSGQIAELAGVGNGPPGTMQGTKLPVEPRKRYVYLWHCPQGPGLEAPLVADSSGAYFRREGLGNNYLGSCSPTEEEEPDPGNLEVDYDFFQEKVWPRLAQRVPAFETLKVRSAWAGYYDYNTFDQNGVVGPHPLVVNMYFATGFSGHGLQQAPAVGRAVAEMVLEGHFQTINLSPFLFSRFYFGEKAQEHCIL; encoded by the exons ATGTCCTGCACTGCCA ACTGGGATGGAAAGGTGTCGGAGATCAAGAAGAAGATCCAGTCCATCTTCCCTGGCGGGGCTTGGAACCCACTGTATGACACCAGCCACCTGCCCCCCGAACGCTCAGATGTGGTgattgttgggggtggggtgcttgGCCTGTCTGTGGCCTACTGGCTGAAGAGGTTGGAGAAGCAGCAAGGTGCCATTCGGGTGCTGGTGGTGGAGCGGGACCACACG TATGCCCGGGCCTCCACCGTGCTCTCCGTGGGCGGGATTCGCCAGCAGTTCTCATTGCCTCAGAACGTCCAGCTCTCCCTCTTTTCGGCCGAATTTCTACGGAACATCAAT GAGTACCTGGCAGTGGTCGATGACCCTCCCCTAGACCTCCAGTTCAACCCCTCCGGTTACCTCCTTCTGGCTTCTGAGGAGGGGGCTGCGATCATGGAACGCAACGTGAAAATGCAGAG GCAGGAAGGAGCCAAAGTCTGTCTGATGTCTCCGGAGCAGCTTCAGAAAAAGTTTCCCTGGATCAACACAGAGGGAGTGGCTTTGGCATCATACG GGCTGGAGAACGAGGgttggtttgacccctggtgtCTGCTCCAGGGGCTTCGGCgaaagttacagtccatgggggtccttTTCTGCCAAGGAGAGGTGACGC GTTTCATCTCTTCATCCAGCCACATGGAGACTGCCAGCGGGGAGCAGTTGACTTTGAAAAGGATCCATGAGGTCCAT GTGAAGATGGACCACAGCCAGGAGTTCCAGCCTGTGGAGTGTGCCATAGTGGTCAATGCAGCGGGGGCCTGGTCTGGCCAAATAGCAGAGCTGGCTGGTGTTGGGAACGGGCCGCCGGGTACCATGCAGGGCACTAAGCTGCCCGTGGAGCCGAGGAAAAG GTATGTGTACCTGTGGCACTGCCCCCAGGGACCAGGCCTGGAGGCACCGCTCGTCGCAGACTCCAGTGGAGCCTATTTCCGCCGGGAAGGATTAGGCAACAACTACCTGGGCAGCTGTAGCCCCACAGAG GAGGAGGAACCAGACCCAGGGAACCTGGAAGTGGACTACGACTTCTTCCAGGAGAAGGTGTGGCCCCGTTTGGCCCAGAGGGTACCAGCCTTTGAGACTCTAAAG GTCCGGAGTGCCTGGGCTGGCTATTATGACTACAACACCTTTGACCAGAACGGCGTGGTGGGCCCCCACCCCCTTGTCGTCAACATGTACTTTGCGACGGGCTTCAGTGGCCACGGGCTCCAGCAGGCCCCCGCCGTGGGGCGGGCTGTGGCCGAGATGGTGCTGGAGGGCCACTTCCAGACCATCAACCTGAGCCCCTTCCTCTTCAGCCGCTTTTACTTTGGAGAGAAGGCCCAGGAACACTGTATCCTCTGA
- the SRPRA gene encoding signal recognition particle receptor subunit alpha translates to MLDFFTIFSKGGLVLWCFQGVSDSCTGPVNALIRSVLLQERGGNNSFTHEALTLKYKLDNQFELVFVVGFQKILTLTYVDKLIDDVHRLFRDKYRTEIQQQSALSLLNGTFDFQNDFLRLLREAEESSKIRAPTTMKKFEDSEKAKKPVRSMIETRGEKPKEKAKNNKKNKGAKKEGSDGPLATSKAAPAEKSGLPVGPENGEELSKEEQIRRKREEFIQKHGRGMEKSSKSSKSDAPKEKGKKAPRVWALGGSANKEVLDYSTPTTNGAPEAAPPEDINLIRGTGPGRQLQDLDCSSSDDEGAAQNSTKPSATKGTLGGMFGMLKGLVGSKSLTREDMESVLDKMRDHLIAKNVAADIAVQLCESVANKLEGKVMGTFSTVTSTVKQALQESLVQILQPQRRVDMLRDIMDAQRHQRPYVVTFCGVNGVGKSTNLAKISFWLLENGFSVLIAACDTFRAGAVEQLRTHTRRLSALHPPEKHGGRTMVQLFEKGYGKDAAGIAMEAIAFARNQGFDVVLVDTAGRMQDNAPLMTALAKLITVNTPDLVLFVGEALVGNEAVDQLVKFNRALADHSMAQTPRLIDGIVLTKFDTIDDKVGAAISMTYITSKPIVFVGTGQTYCDLRSLNAKAVVAALMKA, encoded by the exons ATGCTCGACTTCTTCACCATTTTTTCCAAAGGCGGGCTCGTTCTCTGGTGCTTTCAGGGCGTGAGCGACTCATGCACCGGGCCTGTTAACGCGTTAATTCGTTCCGTGCTGCTGCAG GAGAGAGGAGGTAACAACTCCTTCACCCATGAGGCACTCACTCTCAAGTATAAACTGGACAACCAGTTTGAGTTGGTGTTTGTG GTAGGTTTTCAGAAGATCCTAACACTGACGTATGTGGACAAGTTGATAGACGACGTTCACCGGCTGTTTCGAGACAAGTACCGCACTGAGATCCAACAGCAGAGTGCCTTAAGTCTATTGAATGGCACTTTCGATTTCCAGAATGACTTTCTGCGGCTCCTTCG TGAAGCAGAGGAGAGCAGTAAGATCCGTGCTCCCACTACCATGAAGAAATTTGAAGATTCTGAGAAGGCGAAGAAACCTGTGAGATCCATGATTGAGACACGGGGTGAAAAGCCTAAGGAAAAAGCcaagaataacaaaaaaaacaagggGGCCAAAAAGGAAG GTTCTGATGGCCCTCTGGCTACTAGCAAAGCAGCCCCTGCAGAAAAGTCAGGTCTCCCAGTAGGACCTGAGAACGGGGAGGAACTTTCCAAAGAGGAGCAGATCCGCAGGAAGCGGGAAGAGTTCATTCAGAAGCATGGGAGGGGTATGGAGAAGTCCAG CAAGTCCAGTAAGTCAGATGCTCCCAAggagaaaggcaaaaaggcaccCCGGGTGTGGGCACTGGGAGGCTCTGCTAACAAGGAAGTTCTGGACTACAGCACTCCCACCACCAACGGAGCCCCCGAAGCGGCCCCGCCTGAGGACATCAACTTG ATTCGAGGGACTGGGCCTGGGAGGCAGCTTCAGGATCTGGACTGCAGCAGCTCAGATGATGAAGGAGCTGCTCAGAACTCCACCAAACCTAG TGCTACCAAGGGGACTCTGGGTGGCATGTTTGGGATGCTCAAGGGCCTTGTGGGTTCCAAGAGCTTGACTCGTGAAGACATGGAATCTGTGCTGGACAAGATGCGTGATCATCTCATTG CTAAGAATGTGGCAGCAGACATTGCAGTCCAGCTCTGTGAATCCGTGGCCAACAAGTTGGAAGGGAAGGTGATGGGGACGTTCAGCA cggTGACTTCCACGGTCAAGCAAGCTCTGCAGGAGTCCTTGGTGCAGATTCTACAGCCGCAGCGCCGCGTAGACATGCTCCGGGACATCATGGATGCCCAGCGTCATCAGCGCCCGTACGTGGTCACTTTCTGTGGTGTGAACGGCGTGGGGAAGTCTACCAACCTTGCCAAG ATCTCCTTCTGGCTGTTAGAGAACGGCTTCAGTGTCCTCATCGCTGCCTGCGACACATTTCGTGCCGGGGCTGTGGAACAGCTGCGGACGCACACCCGGCGTCTGAGCGCCCTGCACCCCCCCGAGAAGCACGGCGGCCGGACCATGGTGCAGCTGTTCGAGAAGGGCTACGGCAAGGATGCTGCTGGCATTGCCATGGAGGCCATTGCCTTTG caCGTAACCAAGGCTTTGATGTGGTGCTGGTGGACACAGCTGGCCGCATGCAAGACAACGCTCCCCTGATGACTGCCCTGGCCAAGCTCATCACTGTCAACACACCTGACCTGGTGCTGTTTGTGGGGGAGGCCTTAGTAGGCAACGAGGCCGTGGACCAGCTG GTCAAGTTCAACAGAGCCTTGGCTGACCATTCTATGGCCCAGACACCCCGGCTTATTGATGGCATTGTCCTTACCAAATTTGATACCATTGATGACAAG GTGGGAGCTGCGATTTCTATGACCTACATCACAAGCAAACCCATCGTCTTTGTGGGCACTGGCCAGACCTACTGTGACCTACGCAGTCTAAACGCCAAGGCTGTGGTGGCTGCCCTCATGAAGGCTTAA